A region from the Xenopus laevis strain J_2021 chromosome 4S, Xenopus_laevis_v10.1, whole genome shotgun sequence genome encodes:
- the nexn.S gene encoding nexilin F-actin binding protein S homeolog (The RefSeq protein has 1 substitution compared to this genomic sequence) → MNDVAQKTEMKELLASDDEEENKPIQIEKGYVPKLTGTVKGKFAEMEKQRHEEERKRREEERKRRLEQDQKERRKIERELAKKAEEIDDINFTGSDSDMEEGVEEVAVPDITNKSKISPGKINVNFEDLEKKREEEEKKNREEDKKRRYEEHRRSFREAKRRPSTMDDSETQDKKTKEHITPGKLKLTFEELEKQRQEQQKKQAEEESRLRLEEERRQFEKAKQHMVNEEECDNEMRAHREETRPGKLKLSFEELEKQRRDEEKRKAEEEARRKIEEEKREFAEARRNMAMQDDEEESLAETTKENFQPGKLKLSFEELEKQRRDAEHRRAEEDARKRLEEEKKQFAEARKNMEPDEENINLCKTFSQESIAPGKLEINFEELLKYKIDEEKRLKEEERKQKLEEEKQIFAQLREEIGKDEVNESSGALSKEYEELIKLKRTGSIQAKNLKSKFEKIGKLTDEEIQRKIDEERSKRKAMDQELKEREAEHFHEDEDVDVRPTIKSRAPFSHKVNMKARFEQMARAREEEELRRIEEQKRQRMQFEQKEIDAALQKTKEEEEEEVSANGSQNEDEELARSGAPWFKKPLKNMSVVDGEPVRFTVKVTGEPKATVTWWFEGEMLQDCEDYQYIERGDTYCLYLPETFPEDDGEYMCKAVNSRGTAASSCILSVETDDY, encoded by the exons ATGAAAGAACTGCTTGCTTCTGATGATGAAGAGGAAAATAAGCcaatacaaatagaaaagggTTATGTCCCAAAACTAACAG GAACAGTAAAaggaaaatttgctgaaatggaaAAACAGAGacatgaagaagaaagaaaaagacggGAGGAGGAAAGgaaaaggagactggagcaggatcaGAAGGAAAGACGTAAGATAGAACGTGAGCTGGCAAAGAAAGCAGAAGAG ATTGATGACATAAACTTTACTGGAAGTGACTCGGACATGGAG GAAGGTGTTGAGGAAGTAGCTGTACCAGACATaacaaataagtcaaaaataTCACCAGGGAAAATAAATGTCAATTTTGAAGATCTAGAAAAGAaaagggaagaagaagaaaagaaaaaccgCGAAGAAGACAAAAAAAGACGATATGAAGAGCATAGAAGGTCATTCAGGGAAGCTAAGAGGCGTCCCTCAACTATG gatgACTCTGAAACTCAAGATAAGAAAACCAAAGAGCACATAACACCTGGCAAGCTAAAATTAACTTTTGAAGAGCTGGAAAAGCAAAGACAAGAGCAGCAGAAAAAGCAAGCCGAAGAAGAATCACGCCTCCGTTTAGAAGAAGAAAGGCGTCAATTTGAAAAAGCAAAACAACATATG gttaatGAGGAGGAATGTGATAATGAAATGAGAGCTCATAGAGAAGAAACCCGTCCAGGAAAATTAAAATTGAGCTTTGAAGAACTGGAAAAGCAGAGGAGGGATGAGGAAAAAAGAAAAGCGGAGGAAGAGGCAAGAAGGaagatagaagaagaaaaaagggaaTTTGCTGAAGCAAGAAGGAATATG GCTATGCAGGATGATGAAGAAGAGTCATTAGCGGAAACAACAAAAGAAAACTTTCAACCTGGAAAACTGAAACTAAGTTTTGAAGAACTGGAAAAGCAGCGCCGAGATGCTGAGCACAGAAGAGCTGAGGAAGACGCCAGGAAGCGTTTGGAGGAGGAAAAGAAACAGTTTGCAGAGGCTAGAAAAAACATG GAGCCTGACGAGGAAAACATCAATCTGTGTAAAACATTTTCTCAAGAGTCTATAGCTCCAGGTAAACTGGAAATTAATTTTGAGGAGCTTCTTAAGTATAAAATAGATGAAGAGAAAAGACTAAAGGAGGAAGAACGCAAACAAAAActggaagaagaaaaacaaatatttgcacaATTAAGAGAAGAAATAGGGAAG GATGAAGTAAATGAAAGTTCTGGGGCTTTAAGTAAGGAATATGAGGAACTAATAAAGCTGAAAAGGACTGGTTCTATCCAGGCTAAAAACCTGAAAAGCAAATTCGAAAAGATAGGAAAATTAACCGATGAAGAAATACAAAGGAAGATTGATGAGGAAAGGTCTAAGAGAAAAGCCATGGACCAGGAGCTGAAAGAGAGAGAAGCAGAGCATTTTCATGAG GATGAAGATGTTGATGTCAGACCAACTATCAAGAGTCGTGCACCATTTTCCCACAAAGTTAACATGAAGGCTAGATTTGAACAAATGGCAAGAGCCAGAGAGGAAGAAGAGCTAAGGAGAATTGAAGAACAAAAACGTCAGCGGATGCAGTTTGAACAGAAAGAGATTGATGCAGCCTTACAAAAG acaaaagaagaagaggaggaggaagtaAGTGCCAATGGATcacaaaatgaagatgaagagCTTGCTCGGTCTGGGGCACCCTGGTTTAAGAAACCACTTAAAAATATGTCAGTTGTTGATGGAGAACCAGTAAGGTTTACTGTTAAGGTCACTGGTGAGCCAAAAGCCACAGTTACATGGTGGTTTGAAGGTGAAATGCTACAGGACTGTGAAGACTATCAATATATTGAAAGAGGAGAaacctactgtctttatcttccTGAGACATTTCCAGAGGATGATGGGGAATACATGTGTAAAGCAGTAAACAGCAGAGGGACAGCAGCTAGCAGCTGTATTCTCAGCGTTGAAA CTGATGACTATTAA
- the nexn.S gene encoding nexilin F-actin binding protein S homeolog isoform X1 gives MNDVAQKTEILLSTSKPIQKTYVPKLGKGDVKNKFEAMNKAREERSQRRSTEERQRRKEQYTREKIWSKRKQEMKELLASDDEEENKPIQIEKGYVPKLTGTVKGKFAEMEKQRHEEERKRREEERKRRLEQDQKERRKIERELAKKAEEIDDINFTGSDSDMEEGVEEVAVPDITNKSKISPGKINVNFEDLEKKREEEEKKNREEDKKRRYEEHRRSFREAKRRPSTMDDSETQDKKTKEHITPGKLKLTFEELEKQRQEQQKKQAEEESRLRLEEERRQFEKAKQHMVNEEECDNEMRAHREETRPGKLKLSFEELEKQRRDEEKRKAEEEARRKIEEEKREFAEARRNMAMQDDEEESLAETTKENFQPGKLKLSFEELEKQRRDAEHRRAEEDARKRLEEEKKQFAEARKNMEPDEENINLCKTFSQESIAPGKLEINFEELLKYKIDEEKRLKEEERKQKLEEEKQIFAQLREEIGKDEVNESSGALSKEYEELIKLKRTGSIQAKNLKSKFEKIGKLTDEEIQRKIDEERSKRKAMDQELKEREAEHFHEDEDVDVRPTIKSRAPFSHKVNMKARFEQMARAREEEELRRIEEQKRQRMQFEQKEIDAALQKTKEEEEEEVSANGSQNEDEELARSGAPWFKKPLKNMSVVDGEPVRFTVKVTGEPKATVTWWFEGEMLQDCEDYQYIERGETYCLYLPETFPEDDGEYMCKAVNSRGTAASSCILSVETDDY, from the exons ATTCTGCTTTCCACATCTAAGCCTATCCAAAAAACCTACGTACCTAAACTTGGCAAGGGGGATGTAAAGAATAAATTTGAAGCCATGAATAAAGCAAGGGAGGAGAGGAGTCAGAGAAGATCCACAGAAGAAAGACAACGAAGAAAGGAGCAATATACCAGGGAGAAGATTTGGAGCAAAAGAAAGCAAGAG ATGAAAGAACTGCTTGCTTCTGATGATGAAGAGGAAAATAAGCcaatacaaatagaaaagggTTATGTCCCAAAACTAACAG GAACAGTAAAaggaaaatttgctgaaatggaaAAACAGAGacatgaagaagaaagaaaaagacggGAGGAGGAAAGgaaaaggagactggagcaggatcaGAAGGAAAGACGTAAGATAGAACGTGAGCTGGCAAAGAAAGCAGAAGAG ATTGATGACATAAACTTTACTGGAAGTGACTCGGACATGGAG GAAGGTGTTGAGGAAGTAGCTGTACCAGACATaacaaataagtcaaaaataTCACCAGGGAAAATAAATGTCAATTTTGAAGATCTAGAAAAGAaaagggaagaagaagaaaagaaaaaccgCGAAGAAGACAAAAAAAGACGATATGAAGAGCATAGAAGGTCATTCAGGGAAGCTAAGAGGCGTCCCTCAACTATG gatgACTCTGAAACTCAAGATAAGAAAACCAAAGAGCACATAACACCTGGCAAGCTAAAATTAACTTTTGAAGAGCTGGAAAAGCAAAGACAAGAGCAGCAGAAAAAGCAAGCCGAAGAAGAATCACGCCTCCGTTTAGAAGAAGAAAGGCGTCAATTTGAAAAAGCAAAACAACATATG gttaatGAGGAGGAATGTGATAATGAAATGAGAGCTCATAGAGAAGAAACCCGTCCAGGAAAATTAAAATTGAGCTTTGAAGAACTGGAAAAGCAGAGGAGGGATGAGGAAAAAAGAAAAGCGGAGGAAGAGGCAAGAAGGaagatagaagaagaaaaaagggaaTTTGCTGAAGCAAGAAGGAATATG GCTATGCAGGATGATGAAGAAGAGTCATTAGCGGAAACAACAAAAGAAAACTTTCAACCTGGAAAACTGAAACTAAGTTTTGAAGAACTGGAAAAGCAGCGCCGAGATGCTGAGCACAGAAGAGCTGAGGAAGACGCCAGGAAGCGTTTGGAGGAGGAAAAGAAACAGTTTGCAGAGGCTAGAAAAAACATG GAGCCTGACGAGGAAAACATCAATCTGTGTAAAACATTTTCTCAAGAGTCTATAGCTCCAGGTAAACTGGAAATTAATTTTGAGGAGCTTCTTAAGTATAAAATAGATGAAGAGAAAAGACTAAAGGAGGAAGAACGCAAACAAAAActggaagaagaaaaacaaatatttgcacaATTAAGAGAAGAAATAGGGAAG GATGAAGTAAATGAAAGTTCTGGGGCTTTAAGTAAGGAATATGAGGAACTAATAAAGCTGAAAAGGACTGGTTCTATCCAGGCTAAAAACCTGAAAAGCAAATTCGAAAAGATAGGAAAATTAACCGATGAAGAAATACAAAGGAAGATTGATGAGGAAAGGTCTAAGAGAAAAGCCATGGACCAGGAGCTGAAAGAGAGAGAAGCAGAGCATTTTCATGAG GATGAAGATGTTGATGTCAGACCAACTATCAAGAGTCGTGCACCATTTTCCCACAAAGTTAACATGAAGGCTAGATTTGAACAAATGGCAAGAGCCAGAGAGGAAGAAGAGCTAAGGAGAATTGAAGAACAAAAACGTCAGCGGATGCAGTTTGAACAGAAAGAGATTGATGCAGCCTTACAAAAG acaaaagaagaagaggaggaggaagtaAGTGCCAATGGATcacaaaatgaagatgaagagCTTGCTCGGTCTGGGGCACCCTGGTTTAAGAAACCACTTAAAAATATGTCAGTTGTTGATGGAGAACCAGTAAGGTTTACTGTTAAGGTCACTGGTGAGCCAAAAGCCACAGTTACATGGTGGTTTGAAGGTGAAATGCTACAGGACTGTGAAGACTATCAATATATTGAAAGAGGAGAaacctactgtctttatcttccTGAGACATTTCCAGAGGATGATGGGGAATACATGTGTAAAGCAGTAAACAGCAGAGGGACAGCAGCTAGCAGCTGTATTCTCAGCGTTGAAA CTGATGACTATTAA
- the nexn.S gene encoding nexilin F-actin binding protein S homeolog isoform X4 yields the protein MNDVAQKTEILLSTSKPIQKTYVPKLGKGDVKNKFEAMNKAREERSQRRSTEERQRRKEQYTREKIWSKRKQEMKELLASDDEEENKPIQIEKGYVPKLTGTVKGKFAEMEKQRHEEERKRREEERKRRLEQDQKERRKIERELAKKAEEDDSETQDKKTKEHITPGKLKLTFEELEKQRQEQQKKQAEEESRLRLEEERRQFEKAKQHMVNEEECDNEMRAHREETRPGKLKLSFEELEKQRRDEEKRKAEEEARRKIEEEKREFAEARRNMAMQDDEEESLAETTKENFQPGKLKLSFEELEKQRRDAEHRRAEEDARKRLEEEKKQFAEARKNMEPDEENINLCKTFSQESIAPGKLEINFEELLKYKIDEEKRLKEEERKQKLEEEKQIFAQLREEIGKDEVNESSGALSKEYEELIKLKRTGSIQAKNLKSKFEKIGKLTDEEIQRKIDEERSKRKAMDQELKEREAEHFHEDEDVDVRPTIKSRAPFSHKVNMKARFEQMARAREEEELRRIEEQKRQRMQFEQKEIDAALQKTKEEEEEEVSANGSQNEDEELARSGAPWFKKPLKNMSVVDGEPVRFTVKVTGEPKATVTWWFEGEMLQDCEDYQYIERGETYCLYLPETFPEDDGEYMCKAVNSRGTAASSCILSVETDDY from the exons ATTCTGCTTTCCACATCTAAGCCTATCCAAAAAACCTACGTACCTAAACTTGGCAAGGGGGATGTAAAGAATAAATTTGAAGCCATGAATAAAGCAAGGGAGGAGAGGAGTCAGAGAAGATCCACAGAAGAAAGACAACGAAGAAAGGAGCAATATACCAGGGAGAAGATTTGGAGCAAAAGAAAGCAAGAG ATGAAAGAACTGCTTGCTTCTGATGATGAAGAGGAAAATAAGCcaatacaaatagaaaagggTTATGTCCCAAAACTAACAG GAACAGTAAAaggaaaatttgctgaaatggaaAAACAGAGacatgaagaagaaagaaaaagacggGAGGAGGAAAGgaaaaggagactggagcaggatcaGAAGGAAAGACGTAAGATAGAACGTGAGCTGGCAAAGAAAGCAGAAGAG gatgACTCTGAAACTCAAGATAAGAAAACCAAAGAGCACATAACACCTGGCAAGCTAAAATTAACTTTTGAAGAGCTGGAAAAGCAAAGACAAGAGCAGCAGAAAAAGCAAGCCGAAGAAGAATCACGCCTCCGTTTAGAAGAAGAAAGGCGTCAATTTGAAAAAGCAAAACAACATATG gttaatGAGGAGGAATGTGATAATGAAATGAGAGCTCATAGAGAAGAAACCCGTCCAGGAAAATTAAAATTGAGCTTTGAAGAACTGGAAAAGCAGAGGAGGGATGAGGAAAAAAGAAAAGCGGAGGAAGAGGCAAGAAGGaagatagaagaagaaaaaagggaaTTTGCTGAAGCAAGAAGGAATATG GCTATGCAGGATGATGAAGAAGAGTCATTAGCGGAAACAACAAAAGAAAACTTTCAACCTGGAAAACTGAAACTAAGTTTTGAAGAACTGGAAAAGCAGCGCCGAGATGCTGAGCACAGAAGAGCTGAGGAAGACGCCAGGAAGCGTTTGGAGGAGGAAAAGAAACAGTTTGCAGAGGCTAGAAAAAACATG GAGCCTGACGAGGAAAACATCAATCTGTGTAAAACATTTTCTCAAGAGTCTATAGCTCCAGGTAAACTGGAAATTAATTTTGAGGAGCTTCTTAAGTATAAAATAGATGAAGAGAAAAGACTAAAGGAGGAAGAACGCAAACAAAAActggaagaagaaaaacaaatatttgcacaATTAAGAGAAGAAATAGGGAAG GATGAAGTAAATGAAAGTTCTGGGGCTTTAAGTAAGGAATATGAGGAACTAATAAAGCTGAAAAGGACTGGTTCTATCCAGGCTAAAAACCTGAAAAGCAAATTCGAAAAGATAGGAAAATTAACCGATGAAGAAATACAAAGGAAGATTGATGAGGAAAGGTCTAAGAGAAAAGCCATGGACCAGGAGCTGAAAGAGAGAGAAGCAGAGCATTTTCATGAG GATGAAGATGTTGATGTCAGACCAACTATCAAGAGTCGTGCACCATTTTCCCACAAAGTTAACATGAAGGCTAGATTTGAACAAATGGCAAGAGCCAGAGAGGAAGAAGAGCTAAGGAGAATTGAAGAACAAAAACGTCAGCGGATGCAGTTTGAACAGAAAGAGATTGATGCAGCCTTACAAAAG acaaaagaagaagaggaggaggaagtaAGTGCCAATGGATcacaaaatgaagatgaagagCTTGCTCGGTCTGGGGCACCCTGGTTTAAGAAACCACTTAAAAATATGTCAGTTGTTGATGGAGAACCAGTAAGGTTTACTGTTAAGGTCACTGGTGAGCCAAAAGCCACAGTTACATGGTGGTTTGAAGGTGAAATGCTACAGGACTGTGAAGACTATCAATATATTGAAAGAGGAGAaacctactgtctttatcttccTGAGACATTTCCAGAGGATGATGGGGAATACATGTGTAAAGCAGTAAACAGCAGAGGGACAGCAGCTAGCAGCTGTATTCTCAGCGTTGAAA CTGATGACTATTAA
- the nexn.S gene encoding nexilin F-actin binding protein S homeolog isoform X3 has product MNDVAQKTEILLSTSKPIQKTYVPKLGKGDVKNKFEAMNKAREERSQRRSTEERQRRKEQYTREKIWSKRKQEMKELLASDDEEENKPIQIEKGYVPKLTGTVKGKFAEMEKQRHEEERKRREEERKRRLEQDQKERRKIERELAKKAEEEGVEEVAVPDITNKSKISPGKINVNFEDLEKKREEEEKKNREEDKKRRYEEHRRSFREAKRRPSTMDDSETQDKKTKEHITPGKLKLTFEELEKQRQEQQKKQAEEESRLRLEEERRQFEKAKQHMVNEEECDNEMRAHREETRPGKLKLSFEELEKQRRDEEKRKAEEEARRKIEEEKREFAEARRNMAMQDDEEESLAETTKENFQPGKLKLSFEELEKQRRDAEHRRAEEDARKRLEEEKKQFAEARKNMEPDEENINLCKTFSQESIAPGKLEINFEELLKYKIDEEKRLKEEERKQKLEEEKQIFAQLREEIGKDEVNESSGALSKEYEELIKLKRTGSIQAKNLKSKFEKIGKLTDEEIQRKIDEERSKRKAMDQELKEREAEHFHEDEDVDVRPTIKSRAPFSHKVNMKARFEQMARAREEEELRRIEEQKRQRMQFEQKEIDAALQKTKEEEEEEVSANGSQNEDEELARSGAPWFKKPLKNMSVVDGEPVRFTVKVTGEPKATVTWWFEGEMLQDCEDYQYIERGETYCLYLPETFPEDDGEYMCKAVNSRGTAASSCILSVETDDY; this is encoded by the exons ATTCTGCTTTCCACATCTAAGCCTATCCAAAAAACCTACGTACCTAAACTTGGCAAGGGGGATGTAAAGAATAAATTTGAAGCCATGAATAAAGCAAGGGAGGAGAGGAGTCAGAGAAGATCCACAGAAGAAAGACAACGAAGAAAGGAGCAATATACCAGGGAGAAGATTTGGAGCAAAAGAAAGCAAGAG ATGAAAGAACTGCTTGCTTCTGATGATGAAGAGGAAAATAAGCcaatacaaatagaaaagggTTATGTCCCAAAACTAACAG GAACAGTAAAaggaaaatttgctgaaatggaaAAACAGAGacatgaagaagaaagaaaaagacggGAGGAGGAAAGgaaaaggagactggagcaggatcaGAAGGAAAGACGTAAGATAGAACGTGAGCTGGCAAAGAAAGCAGAAGAG GAAGGTGTTGAGGAAGTAGCTGTACCAGACATaacaaataagtcaaaaataTCACCAGGGAAAATAAATGTCAATTTTGAAGATCTAGAAAAGAaaagggaagaagaagaaaagaaaaaccgCGAAGAAGACAAAAAAAGACGATATGAAGAGCATAGAAGGTCATTCAGGGAAGCTAAGAGGCGTCCCTCAACTATG gatgACTCTGAAACTCAAGATAAGAAAACCAAAGAGCACATAACACCTGGCAAGCTAAAATTAACTTTTGAAGAGCTGGAAAAGCAAAGACAAGAGCAGCAGAAAAAGCAAGCCGAAGAAGAATCACGCCTCCGTTTAGAAGAAGAAAGGCGTCAATTTGAAAAAGCAAAACAACATATG gttaatGAGGAGGAATGTGATAATGAAATGAGAGCTCATAGAGAAGAAACCCGTCCAGGAAAATTAAAATTGAGCTTTGAAGAACTGGAAAAGCAGAGGAGGGATGAGGAAAAAAGAAAAGCGGAGGAAGAGGCAAGAAGGaagatagaagaagaaaaaagggaaTTTGCTGAAGCAAGAAGGAATATG GCTATGCAGGATGATGAAGAAGAGTCATTAGCGGAAACAACAAAAGAAAACTTTCAACCTGGAAAACTGAAACTAAGTTTTGAAGAACTGGAAAAGCAGCGCCGAGATGCTGAGCACAGAAGAGCTGAGGAAGACGCCAGGAAGCGTTTGGAGGAGGAAAAGAAACAGTTTGCAGAGGCTAGAAAAAACATG GAGCCTGACGAGGAAAACATCAATCTGTGTAAAACATTTTCTCAAGAGTCTATAGCTCCAGGTAAACTGGAAATTAATTTTGAGGAGCTTCTTAAGTATAAAATAGATGAAGAGAAAAGACTAAAGGAGGAAGAACGCAAACAAAAActggaagaagaaaaacaaatatttgcacaATTAAGAGAAGAAATAGGGAAG GATGAAGTAAATGAAAGTTCTGGGGCTTTAAGTAAGGAATATGAGGAACTAATAAAGCTGAAAAGGACTGGTTCTATCCAGGCTAAAAACCTGAAAAGCAAATTCGAAAAGATAGGAAAATTAACCGATGAAGAAATACAAAGGAAGATTGATGAGGAAAGGTCTAAGAGAAAAGCCATGGACCAGGAGCTGAAAGAGAGAGAAGCAGAGCATTTTCATGAG GATGAAGATGTTGATGTCAGACCAACTATCAAGAGTCGTGCACCATTTTCCCACAAAGTTAACATGAAGGCTAGATTTGAACAAATGGCAAGAGCCAGAGAGGAAGAAGAGCTAAGGAGAATTGAAGAACAAAAACGTCAGCGGATGCAGTTTGAACAGAAAGAGATTGATGCAGCCTTACAAAAG acaaaagaagaagaggaggaggaagtaAGTGCCAATGGATcacaaaatgaagatgaagagCTTGCTCGGTCTGGGGCACCCTGGTTTAAGAAACCACTTAAAAATATGTCAGTTGTTGATGGAGAACCAGTAAGGTTTACTGTTAAGGTCACTGGTGAGCCAAAAGCCACAGTTACATGGTGGTTTGAAGGTGAAATGCTACAGGACTGTGAAGACTATCAATATATTGAAAGAGGAGAaacctactgtctttatcttccTGAGACATTTCCAGAGGATGATGGGGAATACATGTGTAAAGCAGTAAACAGCAGAGGGACAGCAGCTAGCAGCTGTATTCTCAGCGTTGAAA CTGATGACTATTAA
- the nexn.S gene encoding nexilin F-actin binding protein S homeolog isoform X2 gives MNDVAQKTEILLSTSKPIQKTYVPKLGKGDVKNKFEAMNKAREERSQRRSTEERQRRKEQYTREKIWSKRKQEMKELLASDDEEENKPIQIEKGYVPKLTGTVKGKFAEMEKQRHEEERKRREEERKRRLEQDQKERRKIERELAKKAEEIDDINFTGSDSDMEEGVEEVAVPDITNKSKISPGKINVNFEDLEKKREEEEKKNREEDKKRRYEEHRRSFREAKRRPSTMDDSETQDKKTKEHITPGKLKLTFEELEKQRQEQQKKQAEEESRLRLEEERRQFEKAKQHMVNEEECDNEMRAHREETRPGKLKLSFEELEKQRRDEEKRKAEEEARRKIEEEKREFAEARRNMAMQDDEEESLAETTKENFQPGKLKLSFEELEKQRRDAEHRRAEEDARKRLEEEKKQFAEARKNMEPDEENINLCKTFSQESIAPGKLEINFEELLKYKIDEEKRLKEEERKQKLEEEKQIFAQLREEIGKDEVNESSGALSKEYEELIKLKRTGSIQAKNLKSKFEKIGKLTDEEIQRKIDEERSKRKAMDQELKEREAEHFHEDEDVDVRPTIKSRAPFSHKVNMKARFEQMARAREEEELRRIEEQKRQRMQFEQKEIDAALQKTKEEEEEEVSANGSQNEDEELARSGAPWFKKPLKNMSVVDGEPVRFTVKVTGEPKATVTWWFEGEMLQDCEDYQYIERGETYCLYLPETFPEDDGEYMCKAVNSRGTAASSCILSVESKS, from the exons ATTCTGCTTTCCACATCTAAGCCTATCCAAAAAACCTACGTACCTAAACTTGGCAAGGGGGATGTAAAGAATAAATTTGAAGCCATGAATAAAGCAAGGGAGGAGAGGAGTCAGAGAAGATCCACAGAAGAAAGACAACGAAGAAAGGAGCAATATACCAGGGAGAAGATTTGGAGCAAAAGAAAGCAAGAG ATGAAAGAACTGCTTGCTTCTGATGATGAAGAGGAAAATAAGCcaatacaaatagaaaagggTTATGTCCCAAAACTAACAG GAACAGTAAAaggaaaatttgctgaaatggaaAAACAGAGacatgaagaagaaagaaaaagacggGAGGAGGAAAGgaaaaggagactggagcaggatcaGAAGGAAAGACGTAAGATAGAACGTGAGCTGGCAAAGAAAGCAGAAGAG ATTGATGACATAAACTTTACTGGAAGTGACTCGGACATGGAG GAAGGTGTTGAGGAAGTAGCTGTACCAGACATaacaaataagtcaaaaataTCACCAGGGAAAATAAATGTCAATTTTGAAGATCTAGAAAAGAaaagggaagaagaagaaaagaaaaaccgCGAAGAAGACAAAAAAAGACGATATGAAGAGCATAGAAGGTCATTCAGGGAAGCTAAGAGGCGTCCCTCAACTATG gatgACTCTGAAACTCAAGATAAGAAAACCAAAGAGCACATAACACCTGGCAAGCTAAAATTAACTTTTGAAGAGCTGGAAAAGCAAAGACAAGAGCAGCAGAAAAAGCAAGCCGAAGAAGAATCACGCCTCCGTTTAGAAGAAGAAAGGCGTCAATTTGAAAAAGCAAAACAACATATG gttaatGAGGAGGAATGTGATAATGAAATGAGAGCTCATAGAGAAGAAACCCGTCCAGGAAAATTAAAATTGAGCTTTGAAGAACTGGAAAAGCAGAGGAGGGATGAGGAAAAAAGAAAAGCGGAGGAAGAGGCAAGAAGGaagatagaagaagaaaaaagggaaTTTGCTGAAGCAAGAAGGAATATG GCTATGCAGGATGATGAAGAAGAGTCATTAGCGGAAACAACAAAAGAAAACTTTCAACCTGGAAAACTGAAACTAAGTTTTGAAGAACTGGAAAAGCAGCGCCGAGATGCTGAGCACAGAAGAGCTGAGGAAGACGCCAGGAAGCGTTTGGAGGAGGAAAAGAAACAGTTTGCAGAGGCTAGAAAAAACATG GAGCCTGACGAGGAAAACATCAATCTGTGTAAAACATTTTCTCAAGAGTCTATAGCTCCAGGTAAACTGGAAATTAATTTTGAGGAGCTTCTTAAGTATAAAATAGATGAAGAGAAAAGACTAAAGGAGGAAGAACGCAAACAAAAActggaagaagaaaaacaaatatttgcacaATTAAGAGAAGAAATAGGGAAG GATGAAGTAAATGAAAGTTCTGGGGCTTTAAGTAAGGAATATGAGGAACTAATAAAGCTGAAAAGGACTGGTTCTATCCAGGCTAAAAACCTGAAAAGCAAATTCGAAAAGATAGGAAAATTAACCGATGAAGAAATACAAAGGAAGATTGATGAGGAAAGGTCTAAGAGAAAAGCCATGGACCAGGAGCTGAAAGAGAGAGAAGCAGAGCATTTTCATGAG GATGAAGATGTTGATGTCAGACCAACTATCAAGAGTCGTGCACCATTTTCCCACAAAGTTAACATGAAGGCTAGATTTGAACAAATGGCAAGAGCCAGAGAGGAAGAAGAGCTAAGGAGAATTGAAGAACAAAAACGTCAGCGGATGCAGTTTGAACAGAAAGAGATTGATGCAGCCTTACAAAAG acaaaagaagaagaggaggaggaagtaAGTGCCAATGGATcacaaaatgaagatgaagagCTTGCTCGGTCTGGGGCACCCTGGTTTAAGAAACCACTTAAAAATATGTCAGTTGTTGATGGAGAACCAGTAAGGTTTACTGTTAAGGTCACTGGTGAGCCAAAAGCCACAGTTACATGGTGGTTTGAAGGTGAAATGCTACAGGACTGTGAAGACTATCAATATATTGAAAGAGGAGAaacctactgtctttatcttccTGAGACATTTCCAGAGGATGATGGGGAATACATGTGTAAAGCAGTAAACAGCAGAGGGACAGCAGCTAGCAGCTGTATTCTCAGCGTTGAAAGTAAGAGCTAA